In candidate division KSB1 bacterium, the sequence AATTGATTGCAAATCACCGGTTTGGTTTTTAGAGTTGAGCCATTTCAAAAAGCGAGGCCTTTTTAGAGCAACCCCAAGGCGCGCGGATCGTCAATGATTTTTTCCTCCCTTTTATACGGCACGAAACCGGCCTGTTGATAGATCGCCAGCGCTTTCGGATGATCGAGCGTGCAGGTGTGCAGCCAGAATCGTTGGGGATGGTAACTCCAGGCTTTCTCGATAATCCAATTTAAAAAAAACGGCCCCAGCCGCTGCCCGATAAATTCCGGCATGATGCCGAAATAGGCCAATTCGATGTCCGGCTCTTGGCGGCGATCCAGCTCGGCGTATCCGGCTGGCCTGCAGTTAACGCATAAAACATAAATTTCAACTTGGGGGTTTTTAATAATCCTGCGCAATTGCTTATCACTCAATTTTC encodes:
- a CDS encoding GNAT family N-acetyltransferase, encoding MNTEADIPAGKLKIAITYLEMREAPPPRALQPPAADIMIIQATNPTVSFYRYLYNTVGAPWLWYDRRKLSDKQLRRIIKNPQVEIYVLCVNCRPAGYAELDRRQEPDIELAYFGIMPEFIGQRLGPFFLNWIIEKAWSYHPQRFWLHTCTLDHPKALAIYQQAGFVPYKREEKIIDDPRALGLL